The Arsenophonus sp. genome contains a region encoding:
- a CDS encoding peptidoglycan DD-metalloendopeptidase family protein: MNFNAQEYVIRLAFIYIFTTSFLLGCSKMYQRSAPIISLNDQNNYLTKNKCSSILENKNNVFSYQENPSFLFNNIQKTSLKKKIYKKKVLNNFFKNRNYENIPKGKYKKDFYIVQKGDTLFYISWITGIKYHEIMKYNNIINPNYLYVGQILKINNFSNFSNKNNYFFSEEKNQSKINKLKNNKNDISYSKKNKKGIDIHWIWPTNGEVVEKFSDLQGGNKGIDIAGKLGQPIFSSAKGKVVYIGSVLRGYGNLIIIKHNSDYLSAYAHNNLILVTEEEEVQEGQEIATMGNSDSNSVKLHFEIRYKGKSVDPLRYLPNK, from the coding sequence ATGAATTTTAATGCTCAAGAATATGTAATTCGATTAGCATTTATTTATATATTTACTACTTCTTTTTTGTTAGGATGTTCAAAAATGTATCAACGTTCAGCACCTATTATTTCCTTAAATGATCAAAATAATTATTTAACAAAAAATAAATGTTCTTCTATTTTAGAAAATAAAAATAATGTTTTTTCTTATCAAGAAAATCCAAGTTTTTTATTTAATAATATACAAAAAACATCTTTGAAAAAAAAAATATATAAAAAAAAAGTATTAAATAATTTTTTTAAAAATAGAAATTATGAAAATATTCCAAAAGGAAAATATAAAAAAGATTTTTATATTGTTCAAAAAGGAGATACTTTATTTTATATTTCTTGGATTACAGGAATAAAGTATCATGAGATTATGAAATATAATAATATTATCAATCCAAATTATTTATATGTAGGTCAAATATTAAAAATTAATAATTTTAGTAATTTTTCTAATAAAAATAATTATTTTTTTTCTGAAGAAAAAAATCAATCTAAAATTAATAAATTAAAAAATAATAAAAATGATATTTCTTATTCAAAAAAAAATAAAAAAGGTATAGATATTCATTGGATTTGGCCAACAAATGGCGAAGTTGTTGAAAAATTTTCTGATTTACAAGGTGGTAATAAAGGTATAGATATTGCTGGAAAATTAGGTCAACCAATATTTTCTAGTGCAAAAGGTAAAGTGGTTTATATTGGAAGTGTGTTAAGAGGATATGGAAATTTAATTATTATTAAACATAATTCAGATTATCTTAGTGCTTATGCACATAATAATTTAATTCTGGTAACAGAAGAGGAAGAAGTACAAGAAGGACAAGAAATTGCTACTATGGGTAACAGTGATTCTAATTCTGTAAAATTACATTTTGAAATACGTTACAAAGGAAAATCTGTTGATCCATTACGATATTTACCAAATAAATAA
- the surE gene encoding 5'/3'-nucleotidase SurE has product MMKILLSNDDGINALGIQKLASILRKKKNDVQIIAPDRNKSGSSSAFTLDKPLRINKFKNGDISVEGTPADCVYLGINKLIRPCPDIVISGINQGPNLGDDVIYSGTVAAAIEGRHLKFPALAVSLNGKKYYETAAKVICNFLKLLIHHPLTECKILNINVPNIPFLKIKGYKITRCGTRYAAQKVYKFMEPRGGEFLYWLGPIGNIFDESSDTDFAAIQNGYVSITPLNIDLTDYKLQVVLKKWFKNIKYM; this is encoded by the coding sequence ATAATGAAAATATTGCTTAGCAATGATGATGGAATTAATGCATTAGGAATACAAAAGTTAGCTTCTATATTAAGAAAAAAAAAAAATGATGTTCAAATTATTGCACCAGACAGAAATAAAAGCGGATCATCTAGTGCATTTACTTTGGATAAACCATTACGTATAAATAAATTTAAAAATGGTGATATTTCTGTAGAAGGTACTCCTGCAGATTGTGTTTATTTAGGAATTAATAAGTTAATTCGTCCTTGTCCTGATATTGTTATTTCAGGTATTAATCAAGGTCCAAATTTAGGTGATGACGTAATTTATTCTGGAACGGTAGCTGCAGCTATAGAAGGAAGACATCTTAAATTTCCAGCTTTAGCTGTTTCATTAAATGGAAAAAAATATTATGAAACTGCAGCAAAAGTAATATGTAATTTTTTAAAATTATTGATACATCACCCATTGACAGAATGTAAGATTCTAAATATTAATGTACCAAATATACCTTTTTTGAAAATTAAAGGTTATAAAATTACAAGATGTGGTACTCGTTATGCTGCGCAAAAAGTTTATAAATTTATGGAACCAAGAGGAGGAGAATTTTTATATTGGTTAGGACCTATTGGTAACATTTTTGATGAATCTTCTGATACAGATTTTGCTGCTATTCAAAATGGATATGTTTCAATTACGCCATTAAATATTGATTTAACTGATTATAAATTGCAAGTAGTATTAAAAAAGTGGTTTAAAAATATTAAATATATGTAA
- a CDS encoding phosphoglucomutase, alpha-D-glucose phosphate-specific (catalyzes the interconversion of alpha-D-glucose 1-phosphate to alpha-D-glucose 6-phosphate), with protein MIIHCRAGKTPKKKDLINISLLIKNYYDLKPERNNFNHKVKFGTSGHRGSSSLHTFNEQHVLTIAQAISEIRKIKGITGPCFVGKDTHALSEPAFMTVIEVLIANRIDTIVEHNYSYTPTPSISYAILNYNRNNKKKADGIIITPSHNPPEYGGIKYNDFNGGPANEKITIKIEKRANQLISNKLSGINRIPYKLAIKDTHYHERDFIYPYVKELKRIVNINAIKNSGLKIAIDPLGGTGINYWMRMNEYYQLNFEILNEKIDPTFSFMKLDYDGIIRIDCASQWSIQGLLKINKKYDLILVNDPDSDRHGIITNKKLINPNHYLAISIDYLFKNRPLWKKNLIIGKTLVSSNIINHVINKLGLNFIEFPVGFKWFSNGLYKGIFGFVGEESGGASFLTFNGSPWTTDKDGIALCLLAAEIISITGISLEDYFKKIINITGKYNYNCIKKKINYKQKKILSNLSWNMTIPDNLAGDPVINHSNKTFKKNIFLKGIKIITKHGWFVIRISGTEDIYKIYCESKKDKSHLKLIEKEAKNIIKKN; from the coding sequence TTGATTATTCATTGTAGAGCAGGAAAAACTCCTAAAAAAAAAGATTTAATTAATATCTCATTATTAATAAAAAATTATTATGATTTAAAACCAGAAAGAAATAATTTTAATCATAAAGTAAAGTTTGGAACTTCTGGACATAGAGGTAGTTCATCATTACATACCTTTAATGAACAACACGTTTTAACTATAGCTCAAGCTATTTCAGAAATAAGAAAAATAAAAGGTATCACTGGACCTTGTTTTGTAGGAAAAGATACTCATGCTTTATCAGAACCTGCATTTATGACAGTAATAGAAGTATTAATAGCAAATAGAATAGATACTATAGTAGAACATAATTATTCATACACACCTACTCCTTCAATATCATATGCTATACTTAATTATAATAGAAATAATAAAAAAAAAGCAGATGGTATTATTATAACTCCATCACATAATCCTCCAGAATATGGAGGAATAAAATACAATGATTTTAATGGTGGACCAGCAAATGAAAAAATTACAATAAAAATAGAAAAAAGAGCTAATCAATTAATTAGTAATAAATTATCTGGAATTAATCGTATTCCTTATAAATTAGCAATAAAAGACACTCATTATCATGAAAGAGACTTTATTTATCCATATGTAAAAGAATTAAAAAGAATAGTCAATATTAATGCTATTAAAAATAGTGGATTAAAAATTGCTATTGACCCTTTAGGGGGTACAGGAATAAATTATTGGATGAGAATGAATGAATACTATCAATTAAATTTTGAAATACTTAATGAAAAAATAGATCCAACCTTTAGCTTCATGAAATTAGATTATGATGGTATTATTAGAATAGATTGTGCTTCTCAATGGTCTATACAAGGTTTATTAAAAATAAATAAAAAATATGATTTAATTTTGGTAAATGATCCAGATTCAGACAGACACGGTATTATTACAAATAAAAAATTAATCAATCCGAATCACTATTTAGCAATATCTATTGATTATTTATTTAAAAATAGACCACTATGGAAAAAAAATCTAATCATCGGAAAAACTTTAGTTTCTAGTAATATTATAAATCATGTTATTAATAAATTAGGTTTAAATTTTATTGAGTTTCCAGTAGGATTTAAATGGTTTTCAAATGGATTATATAAAGGAATTTTCGGTTTTGTAGGAGAAGAAAGTGGAGGCGCTTCATTTTTAACATTTAATGGTTCTCCTTGGACAACTGATAAAGATGGAATTGCTCTTTGTCTTTTAGCAGCAGAAATTATATCCATTACAGGAATCAGTCTAGAAGACTATTTTAAAAAAATTATAAATATAACAGGAAAATACAATTATAATTGTATTAAAAAAAAAATTAATTATAAACAAAAAAAAATATTATCTAATTTGTCATGGAATATGACTATTCCAGATAATTTAGCAGGAGATCCAGTAATCAATCATTCAAATAAAACTTTTAAAAAAAATATTTTTTTGAAAGGAATTAAAATTATCACAAAACATGGATGGTTTGTAATAAGAATATCAGGAACGGAAGACATATATAAAATATATTGCGAAAGCAAAAAAGATAAATCCCATCTTAAATTAATAGAAAAAGAAGCTAAAAACATTATAAAAAAAAATTAA
- the ispF gene encoding 2-C-methyl-D-erythritol 2,4-cyclodiphosphate synthase: protein MRIGYGFDIHKFGKNGILKICGVKIPYQKSLIAYSDGDVALHALTDAILGAAALGDIGKLFPDTNPNFKGISSRILLREAYSKVLRKGYCIGNLDITIIAEKPKMFPYIFDMRKNIAEDLNCDIDSVSVKATSTEKLKLVGEEEGIICEAIVLLIKDNSNYNDKNLVTAW, encoded by the coding sequence ATGAGAATTGGATATGGTTTTGATATACATAAATTCGGAAAAAATGGAATTCTAAAAATTTGTGGAGTAAAAATTCCTTATCAAAAATCATTAATAGCTTATTCAGATGGAGATGTGGCTTTACATGCATTAACTGATGCTATTCTTGGTGCAGCAGCACTTGGTGATATTGGAAAATTATTTCCAGATACAAATCCTAATTTTAAGGGTATTAGTAGTCGTATTTTGTTAAGAGAGGCATATTCTAAAGTTTTAAGAAAAGGATATTGTATAGGTAATTTGGATATTACAATTATTGCTGAAAAACCAAAAATGTTTCCATATATTTTTGATATGCGTAAAAATATTGCAGAAGATTTAAATTGTGATATAGATAGTGTGAGTGTTAAAGCAACTAGTACTGAAAAATTGAAATTGGTTGGTGAAGAAGAAGGTATTATATGTGAAGCTATTGTTTTATTAATAAAAGATAATAGTAATTATAATGATAAAAATTTAGTAACAGCATGGTAA
- the ispD gene encoding 2-C-methyl-D-erythritol 4-phosphate cytidylyltransferase: MNKSLLFNNKTPIFALIASAGIGRRMHLNYPKQYYKIFGKTIVEHTLNIFLKNHRILKIIVVLNKNDSFFKKLSISNNQKIKTVIGGKRRSDSVFLGLEYLYKYLKIKQAWVLVHDVVRPCLSQLDLNRIIKLIDKKSFVHGGLLAIKVINTLKFTFRQTLKVSHTINRSQTWHALTPQFFPLILIRNCLKRVLKNKIIITDESEALEFCGYHPKLLKGEIKNLKITTPEDLILARFYLSSIL; the protein is encoded by the coding sequence ATGAATAAATCATTATTATTTAATAATAAAACTCCTATTTTTGCTTTAATAGCTTCTGCTGGTATAGGAAGAAGAATGCATTTAAATTATCCAAAACAATATTATAAAATATTTGGAAAGACTATTGTTGAGCATACATTAAATATATTTTTAAAAAATCATAGAATTTTAAAAATTATAGTTGTTTTAAATAAAAATGATTCTTTTTTTAAAAAGTTATCTATTTCAAATAATCAAAAAATTAAAACTGTTATAGGTGGTAAAAGAAGATCCGATTCTGTTTTTTTAGGTTTAGAATATTTGTATAAATATTTAAAAATAAAGCAAGCGTGGGTTTTAGTACATGATGTTGTTAGACCTTGTTTAAGTCAATTAGATTTAAATCGGATAATAAAATTGATTGACAAAAAATCTTTTGTTCATGGTGGTCTTTTAGCTATTAAAGTAATAAATACTTTAAAGTTTACCTTTAGACAAACTTTAAAAGTTAGTCATACTATTAATCGAAGTCAAACATGGCATGCATTGACTCCACAATTTTTCCCTTTAATTTTAATTCGAAATTGTTTAAAAAGGGTATTAAAAAATAAAATAATTATTACAGATGAATCAGAAGCTTTAGAATTTTGTGGTTATCACCCTAAATTATTAAAAGGTGAAATAAAGAATTTAAAAATTACTACACCAGAAGATTTGATATTAGCAAGGTTTTATCTTTCTTCTATTTTATGA
- a CDS encoding septum formation initiator family protein, translating into MYKFILFFILLGIQYSFWFGKNSFHDYKNLKKDVFFLKKLNKDLEKRNQLLIAEIYDLNTRFDAIEEYSRYELGMIKPEEFFLKILN; encoded by the coding sequence ATGTATAAATTTATACTTTTTTTTATATTATTAGGAATACAATATTCTTTTTGGTTTGGAAAAAATAGTTTTCATGATTATAAAAATCTAAAGAAGGATGTTTTTTTTTTAAAAAAATTAAATAAAGATTTAGAAAAAAGAAATCAATTATTAATAGCTGAAATTTACGATTTAAATACTAGATTTGATGCTATAGAAGAATATTCTAGGTATGAACTTGGTATGATTAAACCAGAAGAATTTTTTTTAAAAATACTAAATTAA
- a CDS encoding YciC family protein — translation MNTNLIINDCINFFKNQKNDIFIFSFITSCISVFFYHFSISNYDFEKMIEILHAAKNINSLLLWINELPKEEKNFLLKISLLSLISIFINMILLFSLIINYLFTLHKNKKIFIFSIFIKSLYQLPKMIILFIICIILIYLGLILFIIPGIFFTIILSFSPIILLEKKNIIPINAIIQSFKISLNNWKNIFPIITIWFLIQLLINLILIKLNLFPHIIHNLISSIINNLLHSFLLIYYFRIYTLKNINYI, via the coding sequence ATGAATACCAATTTGATAATTAATGATTGTATTAACTTCTTCAAAAATCAAAAAAATGATATTTTTATTTTTTCATTTATTACATCTTGTATTAGTGTATTTTTTTATCATTTTAGTATTTCAAATTACGATTTTGAAAAAATGATAGAAATACTTCATGCTGCAAAAAATATTAATTCACTTCTATTATGGATAAATGAATTACCAAAAGAAGAAAAAAATTTTTTATTAAAAATTTCACTTTTATCATTAATATCAATATTTATAAATATGATATTATTATTTTCTTTAATTATTAACTATTTATTTACCTTACATAAAAATAAAAAAATATTTATTTTTTCTATTTTTATAAAATCATTATACCAATTACCTAAAATGATTATTTTATTTATTATTTGTATAATATTAATTTATTTAGGACTAATTTTATTTATTATTCCTGGCATATTTTTTACAATAATTTTATCATTTTCTCCTATTATTTTATTAGAAAAAAAAAATATAATACCCATTAATGCTATTATACAAAGCTTTAAAATTTCATTAAACAATTGGAAAAATATCTTTCCTATAATTACAATATGGTTTTTAATACAATTATTAATAAATTTAATTTTAATAAAATTAAATTTATTTCCACATATAATACACAATTTAATATCATCTATAATTAATAACTTACTTCATTCTTTCTTACTAATTTATTATTTTAGAATTTACACATTAAAAAATATTAATTATATATGA
- a CDS encoding pyrimidine dimer DNA glycosylase/endonuclease V: MTRINVISPKKLCDQHLLSEHRELTRIPNYIMKKNGNVKLSNLKSYTLGKGHVIFFRNKLLFLYLRYIKLNEECINRGFLVKNRWPKEVKKFIHLWHDYQITNKDILINEKRIIEKMPLKPRFTKHLKKQF; the protein is encoded by the coding sequence ATGACTCGTATTAATGTTATTTCTCCAAAAAAATTATGTGATCAACATTTATTATCAGAACATAGGGAATTAACAAGAATTCCTAATTACATTATGAAAAAAAATGGAAATGTAAAATTATCAAATCTGAAATCATATACACTTGGAAAAGGACATGTGATCTTTTTTAGAAATAAATTATTATTTTTATACTTAAGATATATAAAATTAAATGAAGAATGTATTAATCGAGGATTTTTAGTAAAAAACAGATGGCCAAAAGAAGTGAAGAAATTTATTCACTTATGGCATGACTATCAAATTACAAATAAAGATATTTTAATCAATGAAAAAAGAATAATTGAAAAAATGCCATTAAAACCTAGATTTACAAAACATTTAAAAAAACAATTTTAG
- the tilS gene encoding tRNA lysidine(34) synthetase TilS has protein sequence MHHDDCLLINKIDKILKNYKNILVSFSGGLDSTVLLHVLMILCKKKNTKYNIRALHVNHNISNKSDLWMIHCQKICLKWNIPFFVKKIFIQSLDKGLEDAARKKRYQSILETLLPNEIVVTGQHLDDQAETFFLALKRGSGPKGLSSMSIISPFFFTFLIRPLLTFNRISLKKYAIRQKLFWIEDDTNQDEKYERNFLRSKIFSVLNKRWPYFSQSIFKSSKMCAEQEKLLDELLYTDFIRTITQEGSLLVEKLIVYSKIKRNAILRKWFRFYNLLMPSQIQLEKIFQNVICAKINSDPIFHISHIYEIRRFKKQLWILKRFKNLANIVLEWNINKSLILPDQIGIITTSNSGFSFRTPLYTEKVTVRFGLKGFIKIMNSKKLISSKKIWKKFNIYPWLRDRIPLLYYNEILIGGIGLFITESGKCIDKKSKLTLNFIKN, from the coding sequence ATGCATCATGATGATTGTTTATTAATAAATAAAATTGATAAAATTTTAAAAAATTACAAAAATATATTAGTAAGTTTTAGTGGTGGATTAGATTCGACAGTATTATTACACGTCTTGATGATTTTATGTAAAAAAAAGAATACGAAATATAATATTCGTGCTTTACATGTTAATCATAATATTAGTAATAAATCTGATTTATGGATGATACATTGTCAAAAAATTTGTTTAAAATGGAATATTCCTTTTTTTGTAAAAAAAATTTTTATACAATCCTTGGATAAGGGATTAGAAGATGCTGCACGTAAAAAAAGATATCAATCAATATTAGAAACTTTACTTCCTAATGAAATTGTTGTTACAGGACAGCATTTAGATGATCAAGCAGAAACATTTTTTTTAGCATTAAAAAGAGGTAGTGGTCCTAAAGGTTTGTCATCAATGTCAATAATTAGTCCATTTTTTTTTACTTTTTTAATTAGACCATTATTAACTTTTAATAGAATTAGTTTAAAAAAATATGCTATTAGACAAAAATTATTTTGGATTGAAGATGATACTAATCAAGATGAAAAATATGAACGAAATTTTTTAAGATCTAAAATTTTTTCTGTTTTAAATAAAAGATGGCCATATTTTTCTCAATCTATTTTTAAAAGTTCTAAGATGTGTGCAGAACAAGAAAAATTATTAGATGAATTATTATATACGGATTTTATTCGTACAATTACACAAGAAGGATCGTTGTTAGTTGAAAAATTAATTGTTTATTCAAAAATAAAGAGAAATGCTATATTACGTAAATGGTTTAGATTTTATAATCTTTTGATGCCTTCTCAAATACAATTAGAAAAAATTTTTCAAAACGTCATTTGTGCTAAAATTAATTCAGATCCAATATTTCATATATCTCATATATATGAAATTCGTAGATTTAAAAAACAATTATGGATTTTAAAAAGATTTAAAAATCTAGCTAATATTGTGTTAGAATGGAATATTAATAAATCTTTAATTTTGCCAGATCAAATAGGTATTATCACTACTTCTAATAGTGGTTTTTCATTTAGAACTCCATTATATACTGAAAAAGTAACAGTCAGATTTGGATTAAAGGGTTTCATTAAAATAATGAATTCTAAAAAATTAATTAGTAGTAAAAAAATATGGAAGAAATTTAATATATATCCTTGGTTGAGAGATAGAATTCCATTACTTTATTATAATGAAATATTAATTGGAGGTATTGGTCTATTTATCACTGAATCAGGAAAATGTATTGATAAAAAATCAAAATTAACGTTAAATTTTATTAAAAATTAA
- the ispH gene encoding 4-hydroxy-3-methylbut-2-enyl diphosphate reductase has protein sequence MKILLANPRGFCAGVERAIKIVNYALLIYGPPIYVWHEIVHNEFIINEFKKKGVIFTENLKKIRKNSILIFSAHGVSEKIKKKVKKLHLKNLFDATCPLVSNIHMEVKKASLNNKEIIFIGNAGHQEVKGTIGQYYNKNGGIYLVESKKDIWKLKIKNEQNLYYITQTTLSKYDTMHIVKEIYKRFPNIQSSKLNNICYATINRQEAIYNLAKKTDIILIVGSKNSSNANRLKEISEKIGKPSYLINSYHDINIKWIKNIKKIGITAGASVPNIIIDNIITFFKKQGINKIIELNGKNENVNFKLPRNLQKLIKK, from the coding sequence ATGAAAATACTATTAGCTAATCCAAGAGGATTTTGTGCAGGTGTAGAAAGAGCAATAAAAATTGTTAATTATGCACTATTAATTTATGGTCCACCTATTTATGTATGGCATGAAATTGTACATAATGAATTTATTATTAATGAATTTAAAAAAAAAGGAGTAATTTTTACTGAAAACTTAAAAAAAATCAGAAAAAATTCTATTTTAATTTTTTCTGCACATGGAGTATCAGAAAAAATTAAAAAAAAAGTCAAAAAACTTCATTTAAAAAATTTATTTGACGCTACTTGTCCATTAGTTTCTAATATACATATGGAAGTAAAAAAAGCTAGTCTTAATAACAAAGAAATCATTTTTATAGGAAATGCAGGACATCAAGAAGTAAAAGGAACAATAGGACAATATTACAATAAAAACGGAGGAATTTATTTAGTAGAATCTAAAAAAGATATTTGGAAATTAAAAATAAAAAATGAACAAAATTTGTACTATATAACTCAAACAACTTTATCAAAGTATGACACAATGCATATTGTAAAAGAAATTTATAAAAGATTTCCTAATATTCAAAGTTCAAAATTAAACAACATTTGTTACGCAACAATTAATAGACAAGAAGCAATTTATAATTTAGCAAAAAAAACAGATATCATCTTAATTGTTGGATCAAAAAATTCATCCAATGCAAACAGATTAAAAGAAATATCTGAAAAAATTGGAAAACCAAGTTACTTGATTAATTCATATCATGATATTAATATAAAATGGATTAAAAACATTAAAAAAATTGGAATCACTGCTGGAGCTTCTGTTCCAAATATTATAATTGATAATATTATAACTTTTTTTAAGAAACAAGGAATTAATAAAATTATAGAATTAAATGGAAAAAATGAAAATGTTAATTTTAAATTACCAAGAAATTTACAAAAACTTATTAAAAAATAA
- the dapB gene encoding 4-hydroxy-tetrahydrodipicolinate reductase, producing the protein MINQNIRIAIVGSKGKMAKMLIKNIINHKQILLKVILEKNKTDLTNHKIKKILGNKILDIKIQNNIFNVLDYFDTLIDFSEPKSTLYYLNICKKYKKSMIIGTTGFNKEEKKCIKNAAKKIPIIYSTNFSIGMNIIFKILKIMTKFLGKNYDIDIIDIHHKNKKDLPSGTTLEIDKTIREILKKKKIDKKINSFSIRNSNIVGEHIIMFSGMEERIKIKHEIFNRKIFVDGVIKGCLWIKNKKHGLYTMQNILNIDI; encoded by the coding sequence ATGATTAATCAAAATATTAGAATTGCCATTGTTGGATCTAAAGGAAAAATGGCAAAAATGTTAATAAAAAATATTATAAATCACAAACAAATACTGTTAAAAGTAATCTTAGAGAAAAACAAAACAGATCTGACCAATCATAAAATAAAAAAAATTCTTGGAAATAAAATATTAGATATTAAAATTCAAAATAATATTTTTAATGTTCTAGATTACTTTGATACGTTAATTGATTTTAGCGAACCAAAATCTACTTTATATTATTTAAATATATGTAAAAAATATAAAAAATCTATGATTATAGGAACAACTGGTTTTAATAAAGAAGAAAAAAAATGTATTAAAAATGCTGCAAAAAAAATACCTATTATTTATTCAACAAATTTTAGTATAGGAATGAATATAATATTTAAAATATTAAAAATAATGACAAAATTTCTTGGAAAGAATTATGATATAGACATTATAGATATTCATCATAAAAATAAGAAAGACCTTCCATCAGGAACAACATTAGAAATTGACAAAACTATTAGAGAAATTTTAAAAAAAAAGAAAATTGATAAAAAAATAAATTCTTTTAGTATTAGAAATAGTAACATTGTTGGAGAACATATAATTATGTTTTCTGGAATGGAAGAAAGAATTAAAATAAAACATGAAATATTTAATAGAAAAATTTTTGTTGATGGAGTAATAAAAGGATGTCTTTGGATAAAAAATAAAAAACATGGATTATACACTATGCAAAATATATTAAATATTGATATATAA
- the lspA gene encoding signal peptidase II, which yields MVKYVNLFKLLKDSQKLIKVKYLFLSLIIITLDFISKKIILNKFHVYEIYSLNPFLNIVYIQNFGISFGLFENKSYILRWFLIFFISIICFIFFIYIFYQKNINKENILAYLFIFSGGIGNLIDRILYGFVIDFIDFYILNFHWPTFNIADSFISIGIFLLILNKRCLCSV from the coding sequence ATGGTGAAATACGTAAATTTGTTTAAATTATTAAAAGATAGTCAAAAACTTATAAAAGTTAAGTATTTATTTTTATCATTAATAATTATTACTTTAGACTTTATAAGCAAAAAAATTATTTTAAATAAGTTTCATGTTTATGAAATCTATTCATTAAATCCATTTTTAAATATTGTTTATATTCAAAATTTTGGTATTAGTTTTGGATTATTTGAAAATAAATCTTATATATTGAGATGGTTTCTTATTTTTTTTATTAGTATTATTTGTTTTATTTTCTTTATTTATATTTTTTATCAAAAAAATATAAATAAAGAAAATATTTTAGCATATTTATTTATATTTTCTGGAGGAATAGGTAATTTAATCGATCGAATATTATATGGATTTGTAATAGATTTTATTGATTTTTATATTTTAAATTTTCATTGGCCTACCTTTAATATTGCAGATTCATTTATATCTATTGGTATATTTTTATTAATTTTAAATAAGAGATGTTTATGTTCAGTATAA